A genome region from Candidatus Poribacteria bacterium includes the following:
- a CDS encoding VWA domain-containing protein, which produces MKVNRILMVTLFFFSITVLIGACQQQANAAEFIFDGYRIDAQLQSYRNSSVNQHGFLDLIQLNSSGELELMYGIQELSVTDRNGMKVPWEEAKSILSQALMRDLHKDDSQPWSLTDWILPVTKFIPVRTDSGHIFEVVATGGFSEVGHRAGVVNTVKAHNSRVELYKTAILRAIAMEQTRYFFEEVLKDDVYTKALDLGESAAKLGLEAADFTDQIATRYVQLRIQSGATQAMAHGASAKVVQLIGNKVKTRFAQTLTGKLAKGARVFRGANKILGSIGVALEVVANVQDQTERDRMLFQLRNDLVVLQGLNDMLALMEAHVELGTDSAIGTDPAMIDGIEAALYELADLSSWRWESVGKGVLKSSPAVLSYLGKLTLIKLGVAGPWGFVAGLAIYQTGEAFKAWNEWEQSILTLSACRNLGNYLHRSGGVENPNSRILKLTHGHFVTDQEPGFPVRELVSFRARLAAEGSAWFYNIIWAKRWSNWLNAANIGDSLGKALPELIFKIRTGQDPQEHWKTLVTERGTAFRYTQEVYTRMPIFLDQLKQVYVPRPTSEPEPPPESTSLADIALIIDSSGSMRNEDPKNLRKDAARDFIDLAGPTVQIAIIDLASRTETSTLAPLTFADEIGKIQLKNAVDRINSDGGNDIATALRQGFNELAASNSSAKKAAVLLTDGKDNSNTHQVVLDYAARGWSVYTIGLGGGVDRENLENIAAATPKGEYSSVELTNLQSVYNKILAKTTGQSTLASYAGYINNGQQITRKVLIDNTVDQANISCNWQGSTIELMLIDPDGTRITPRDAAANPRIIYRPTDTSASYTLENPKPGEWQMQATGTDIPSGGESFYLDVSATSDFSTNLLSLDSSYTVGDTILIGIRVEEKTGDTFTTVSGAMTAAKIVRPDGRVDTLNLYDDGSHNDRAANDGVYANNYRSVDKQGTYLIKVTAENGFSREIQEQVVVGSIDNVLIDGSTLTPAAGAALKQAPSVISAVISGPAGRINANSIVLKVDGNTVSHTYDSINQLVSYRPGGLSGSSHNVKLSLRDTSGNTIETTWQFTIESTVTPALHVYWAEYGGTILRANLDGTNKQILATGLGDHQSIAVDVAGGKIYWADWSWAFLGNPGNGKIQRANLDGTNIQDIVTNELLGPADIDLDVAGGKIYWTNDDDGDGDEKIQRANLDGTNVQDIVTNEELSYLNGIALDVTRGKVYWTQLYKIQRANLDGTNVQDVFVNPGFTNIFGLALDVAGGKIYWGNPGKDKIQCSNLDGSNVQDIITGVRSYSIALDVASGKIYWTDPRADKIQRANLDGSNIQDVLIGLLDPDGIALSIPSQTPPPPTVPEDVSRSKVLFSDDFSSGNLDKWKPRARIGTVENGALKLVGIQGGNYSVDVIKDIFPTQNYARYVLSFDWKSTVKETPYGINHVSAYFYDRTGKLIGQMLALNTGFPNRTFEDHGGDLVPGRYGGVFKVHESFDWERVTLDTATAVPRLNVADVHRIHLRAEVYNDAGSGGDLYVDNFSFAGVSGTPRVVREDVNGDGVVDLQDTAMVTANLGQTGENEADVNGDGVVNVDDLVLVLAAIENALAAPAVRTQLHQLFTAKEVQQWLAEARLSGDTSPAYLRGIAVLEQILALLTPKKTTLLANYPNPFNPETWIPYRLAVPAEVTLTIYAVNGQVVRTLALGHQAAGFYESRSRAAYWDGRNAQGESVASGIYFYTLSAGDFTATGKLLIRK; this is translated from the coding sequence ATGAAAGTTAATCGAATTTTGATGGTCACACTTTTTTTCTTTTCTATCACAGTGCTAATTGGCGCGTGCCAACAGCAGGCGAACGCGGCAGAGTTTATCTTTGATGGATATCGGATTGATGCCCAGCTCCAATCATACCGCAATAGTTCTGTAAACCAGCACGGTTTCCTCGATTTAATTCAACTCAACTCCAGCGGTGAACTTGAGCTTATGTATGGTATTCAGGAACTGTCTGTAACGGACCGGAACGGGATGAAAGTCCCCTGGGAGGAAGCGAAATCTATTCTCTCTCAAGCATTAATGCGGGATCTTCACAAGGATGATTCCCAACCCTGGTCTTTGACCGATTGGATTTTGCCAGTAACCAAATTTATCCCTGTGCGAACTGACAGCGGACACATCTTTGAGGTCGTAGCCACTGGTGGTTTTAGTGAGGTAGGGCATCGTGCTGGTGTTGTAAATACAGTCAAGGCTCATAACTCTCGTGTGGAACTTTATAAGACAGCGATACTTCGCGCAATAGCCATGGAACAGACGCGCTATTTCTTTGAAGAGGTTCTGAAGGATGATGTCTACACCAAAGCATTAGATTTAGGTGAGAGCGCAGCAAAGTTAGGTTTGGAAGCGGCAGACTTCACTGACCAGATTGCGACCAGGTACGTTCAGCTGCGCATCCAAAGTGGAGCGACTCAGGCTATGGCACACGGAGCGTCCGCAAAAGTTGTGCAGCTTATTGGAAACAAAGTGAAAACACGGTTCGCACAAACACTCACAGGCAAGCTTGCTAAGGGCGCGCGAGTTTTCAGGGGAGCGAACAAGATTCTCGGATCCATCGGAGTAGCCCTCGAGGTCGTGGCGAATGTCCAAGATCAAACCGAACGGGATCGTATGTTGTTCCAACTCCGCAACGATTTGGTGGTATTGCAGGGGCTAAATGATATGCTGGCGTTGATGGAAGCACATGTTGAGCTAGGAACTGACTCAGCGATAGGAACTGACCCAGCAATGATCGACGGGATAGAAGCTGCCCTTTATGAATTAGCCGATCTCAGCAGTTGGCGTTGGGAATCTGTAGGGAAAGGAGTTCTAAAATCATCCCCCGCCGTGTTATCTTATTTGGGGAAGCTAACGCTCATAAAACTCGGAGTCGCGGGACCTTGGGGATTTGTAGCTGGACTCGCAATATACCAAACCGGTGAAGCATTTAAAGCATGGAATGAGTGGGAACAATCGATTTTGACACTATCAGCCTGCAGGAACTTGGGTAATTATCTACATAGGAGTGGGGGTGTAGAAAATCCAAATTCCCGGATCTTGAAACTCACTCACGGACATTTTGTTACGGATCAGGAACCGGGGTTTCCAGTGCGGGAGTTGGTCAGTTTTCGGGCGCGCCTAGCAGCGGAAGGCTCAGCATGGTTTTACAACATCATCTGGGCGAAACGTTGGAGCAACTGGTTGAATGCAGCCAACATCGGTGATTCACTCGGAAAAGCACTCCCAGAACTCATTTTCAAAATTAGAACAGGTCAGGACCCACAAGAGCATTGGAAGACATTAGTAACTGAAAGGGGAACAGCGTTCCGTTACACGCAAGAAGTCTATACTCGTATGCCTATTTTCCTCGACCAGTTGAAACAGGTTTACGTGCCCAGACCGACCTCTGAGCCTGAACCGCCCCCCGAATCAACCTCCCTCGCCGATATCGCGCTCATCATTGACAGTTCCGGCAGTATGAGGAATGAGGATCCGAAGAACTTGCGCAAAGACGCAGCCAGGGACTTTATCGATTTAGCCGGCCCTACAGTCCAAATCGCAATTATTGATTTGGCCAGTAGAACAGAGACAAGTACACTTGCTCCTCTCACTTTCGCTGATGAAATTGGAAAGATCCAGTTAAAAAACGCAGTTGACCGAATTAACTCTGATGGAGGTAATGACATAGCTACAGCACTCCGACAAGGGTTTAATGAGTTGGCTGCCTCTAATTCCAGTGCTAAGAAAGCGGCAGTGCTGCTCACCGATGGGAAGGATAATTCAAATACGCATCAAGTCGTCTTAGACTATGCCGCACGCGGCTGGTCGGTTTACACGATCGGTTTAGGAGGCGGTGTTGACAGGGAAAACCTCGAAAATATTGCCGCCGCCACCCCGAAAGGTGAATATTCTTCGGTGGAACTGACCAATCTACAATCCGTCTACAACAAAATTCTTGCCAAAACGACTGGTCAATCTACACTCGCAAGCTACGCTGGCTATATCAACAACGGGCAGCAAATTACAAGGAAAGTCTTGATTGATAATACCGTAGATCAGGCGAACATTTCCTGCAACTGGCAGGGGAGTACCATTGAACTCATGCTTATCGATCCAGATGGCACACGGATAACGCCCCGGGATGCCGCCGCGAACCCGCGTATCATTTATCGACCCACCGATACCTCTGCCAGCTATACGCTTGAGAATCCAAAACCAGGCGAGTGGCAGATGCAGGCGACTGGGACAGATATCCCGTCTGGTGGAGAATCGTTTTATCTCGACGTAAGCGCGACTTCGGATTTTTCTACCAATCTTCTCTCCTTAGACTCAAGCTACACAGTTGGCGACACAATTCTGATCGGCATCCGTGTCGAGGAAAAAACTGGGGATACATTTACCACAGTGTCAGGAGCGATGACTGCTGCCAAAATCGTTCGTCCAGACGGCAGAGTTGATACGCTTAACTTGTATGATGACGGTAGTCACAACGATCGCGCGGCGAACGATGGTGTCTATGCCAATAACTACCGCTCCGTCGATAAACAGGGAACATACCTCATCAAAGTGACCGCCGAAAACGGATTCTCACGTGAGATTCAGGAACAAGTCGTCGTGGGCAGTATTGATAATGTCCTTATTGATGGCAGCACTTTGACTCCCGCTGCTGGTGCCGCTCTCAAGCAAGCACCGAGTGTTATCAGTGCAGTGATCTCAGGTCCTGCAGGCAGAATCAACGCCAATTCCATTGTGCTGAAGGTTGATGGGAACACTGTCTCACATACTTATGATAGCATAAATCAACTCGTTTCCTATCGGCCGGGCGGTTTATCTGGGAGTTCGCACAATGTAAAACTAAGCCTCCGGGATACAAGCGGGAATACGATTGAGACGACATGGCAATTTACGATTGAATCAACAGTCACTCCTGCTCTCCATGTGTACTGGGCAGAATATGGTGGTACAATCCTGCGCGCAAACCTTGACGGCACAAACAAGCAAATTCTCGCTACTGGATTGGGCGATCACCAAAGTATTGCCGTAGACGTTGCAGGTGGAAAAATATATTGGGCAGATTGGTCATGGGCATTTCTAGGAAATCCCGGAAATGGCAAAATTCAGCGGGCAAACCTTGATGGCACGAACATTCAAGACATCGTCACAAACGAATTGTTGGGGCCAGCTGATATTGATTTGGATGTTGCAGGCGGAAAAATTTACTGGACGAACGATGATGACGGGGATGGCGACGAGAAAATCCAGCGGGCAAACTTAGATGGAACAAACGTCCAAGACATCGTCACAAATGAGGAATTGAGTTACTTAAATGGTATCGCCTTGGATGTTACAAGAGGAAAGGTATATTGGACACAGCTGTATAAAATCCAGCGGGCAAACTTAGATGGAACAAACGTCCAAGATGTCTTCGTTAATCCTGGATTTACTAACATATTTGGTCTCGCGTTGGATGTTGCAGGCGGAAAGATATACTGGGGGAATCCGGGCAAGGATAAAATCCAGTGCTCGAACCTTGATGGGTCAAACGTTCAAGACATCATCACAGGGGTGAGGTCGTACAGCATCGCGTTGGATGTTGCAAGCGGAAAGATATACTGGACAGACCCTCGCGCGGATAAAATCCAACGTGCAAACTTGGATGGCTCTAACATACAAGATGTCCTCATCGGCTTGCTTGATCCAGATGGTATCGCCCTTAGCATTCCCTCACAAACGCCTCCTCCACCGACAGTTCCAGAAGATGTGAGCAGGTCCAAGGTGCTCTTTTCCGACGATTTTTCCAGTGGCAATTTGGATAAGTGGAAACCACGAGCGAGGATCGGAACGGTGGAAAACGGTGCATTGAAATTAGTCGGTATTCAAGGCGGGAATTATTCAGTAGACGTTATCAAGGATATATTCCCAACACAAAACTATGCCAGATACGTGCTATCTTTTGACTGGAAATCGACGGTCAAAGAAACGCCCTACGGAATAAATCATGTATCGGCATATTTTTACGATAGGACCGGTAAACTAATAGGCCAAATGCTCGCTCTGAATACGGGGTTTCCTAATAGAACGTTTGAAGATCATGGTGGAGATTTGGTACCGGGTCGATATGGCGGGGTGTTCAAAGTGCACGAGTCCTTCGATTGGGAGCGGGTGACGCTTGATACTGCAACTGCAGTTCCGCGTCTAAATGTGGCGGATGTTCATAGGATCCACTTAAGAGCGGAGGTGTATAACGATGCCGGTAGTGGCGGAGACCTTTACGTCGATAATTTTTCCTTCGCTGGGGTATCGGGGACACCGCGGGTAGTCCGGGAGGATGTGAACGGCGATGGAGTCGTGGATCTCCAAGATACAGCCATGGTTACCGCGAACTTGGGCCAAACAGGTGAGAATGAAGCCGATGTTAACGGTGATGGCGTTGTCAATGTAGACGATCTCGTGCTGGTTTTGGCAGCGATAGAAAATGCGCTCGCTGCACCCGCTGTGCGCACACAGCTCCATCAATTGTTCACTGCTAAAGAGGTGCAACAGTGGTTAGCAGAAGCTCGGCTATCGGGAGATACCTCACCTGCCTATTTGCGAGGGATTGCTGTGCTTGAGCAGATATTGGCACTCTTGACACCGAAAAAGACCACGCTGTTGGCGAACTACCCGAATCCATTCAATCCAGAGACATGGATACCGTATCGCTTGGCAGTACCCGCGGAAGTCACGCTGACCATCTATGCGGTGAATGGACAGGTGGTGCGGACCTTGGCATTAGGGCATCAGGCAGCAGGTTTCTATGAGAGCCGGAGCCGTGCGGCGTATTGGGATGGCAGGAACGCACAGGGTGAGTCTGTTGCAAGTGGTATCTATTTCTATACGCTGTCCGCTGGCGATTTTACCGCAACGGGAAAATTGCTGATACGGAAATAG
- a CDS encoding Uma2 family endonuclease, protein MTQQELHEIAEGIRSPEQVSMTLAEFLENDVDGYEYVKGELVPMSPPTRIHSKISVNVIRHLDQHVRENQLGEVHVEATFQVGERGLKPDVAFVSTSRLGGDENKGFPIPPDLAIEVVSPTDVQWRVADKAFAYLNAGTRLVWVLDPRSKTVTVYRSERDIALLTFEDTLTGEDVVPGFTCPVSQLFE, encoded by the coding sequence ATGACACAACAAGAACTTCACGAAATCGCAGAAGGCATTCGCTCACCGGAACAGGTTTCTATGACATTGGCGGAATTTCTTGAGAACGATGTAGACGGATATGAATACGTTAAAGGAGAATTAGTGCCAATGTCTCCACCAACAAGGATACATAGCAAGATTAGTGTTAACGTTATCCGGCATTTGGATCAGCATGTGCGTGAGAATCAGTTAGGGGAGGTACATGTAGAGGCAACTTTTCAGGTCGGTGAACGTGGACTGAAGCCAGATGTGGCGTTTGTTTCAACGTCCCGGTTGGGTGGAGACGAAAACAAAGGTTTCCCGATACCTCCCGATCTGGCGATTGAGGTCGTTTCGCCGACAGACGTTCAGTGGCGTGTTGCAGACAAAGCGTTTGCCTATCTGAACGCAGGAACGCGTCTCGTCTGGGTTCTGGATCCCCGTTCCAAAACGGTGACGGTCTATCGTTCGGAGAGAGACATCGCGCTGCTCACATTTGAAGACACACTCACGGGTGAGGATGTTGTACCGGGGTTTACCTGTCCGGTTTCACAACTTTTTGAGTAG
- a CDS encoding sulfatase, translating into MNNSYKSVMFVIADDWSRIAKCYGNDVIRTPNIDAFAERGVVFDYAFCTSPSCAVSRACILTGQHSHTHGQYGHCHGIHGFRTHEYMQSVPKILKAHGFATACIGKKHVEPESVYPFDFEPRVDNRSPVDLAAKVTQFLTENADSPFYLHIGSGYPHRAGKGFGNDRTHPGIEPRAYAPEEIIVPNFLPDVPAVREDLADYYESVSRWDAVVGAVLEALDASGRADETLVFVTTDHAMPFPGAKASSFDSGHHCPLLISSPTQQKRGFHNQALVNWVDFCPTMLDWCGVSHPDAEDALPGSSILSILEDDSAHPGNGDWEETYFSHCFHEVTNYYPYRVLRGRRYKYVRNLAYQLETPLPSDLFRSISWTAVRNDNVQQLGERQRVDFLQQGREALFDMQNDPAESQNLIDAPELQDVANEMRRKVIEFRQKTQDPWLEQSFQEGETQPFFT; encoded by the coding sequence ATGAACAATTCTTATAAAAGCGTTATGTTTGTCATTGCTGACGATTGGAGCCGCATCGCGAAATGCTACGGAAATGATGTTATCCGAACACCGAATATTGATGCCTTTGCGGAGCGCGGGGTTGTATTTGATTACGCATTTTGCACAAGTCCCTCGTGTGCAGTGAGTCGCGCGTGCATTCTTACGGGGCAGCACAGTCATACACATGGACAATATGGGCATTGCCACGGCATTCATGGGTTCCGCACACACGAGTATATGCAATCGGTGCCAAAAATTCTGAAGGCACACGGATTTGCAACGGCGTGTATCGGAAAAAAACACGTTGAGCCTGAGAGTGTTTACCCCTTCGATTTTGAACCGAGGGTCGACAATCGCAGTCCTGTAGACCTGGCAGCAAAGGTTACGCAATTTCTGACCGAGAACGCGGACAGCCCCTTCTATCTCCATATCGGCAGTGGCTACCCGCATCGTGCAGGTAAGGGATTCGGAAACGATAGGACACACCCGGGTATTGAACCCCGCGCTTACGCCCCAGAGGAAATTATTGTCCCGAATTTTCTGCCGGACGTACCTGCTGTCCGTGAGGACCTCGCTGATTATTACGAGAGCGTTTCGCGATGGGATGCTGTAGTAGGCGCGGTTTTGGAAGCACTTGACGCTTCTGGACGCGCAGATGAAACCCTTGTTTTTGTTACAACAGATCACGCAATGCCGTTTCCCGGTGCGAAGGCATCCAGTTTTGACAGTGGACACCACTGTCCGCTGCTGATCTCCAGTCCTACGCAACAGAAGCGCGGTTTCCACAATCAGGCACTCGTCAATTGGGTTGACTTTTGTCCGACGATGTTAGATTGGTGTGGTGTTTCACACCCGGATGCGGAAGACGCACTTCCGGGCAGCTCAATTCTCTCAATTCTTGAAGATGACAGCGCACACCCCGGCAATGGTGATTGGGAGGAAACCTACTTCTCTCACTGCTTCCACGAGGTGACGAATTACTATCCATACCGTGTGTTACGCGGCAGGCGATATAAATACGTTCGCAACCTGGCATATCAACTGGAGACACCGCTCCCGAGCGACCTGTTCCGTTCAATTTCATGGACTGCGGTCCGGAATGACAACGTTCAGCAGCTTGGCGAACGGCAGCGAGTGGATTTTCTACAGCAGGGTCGTGAAGCATTGTTCGATATGCAGAACGATCCAGCAGAGTCGCAAAACCTCATAGACGCACCAGAGTTACAGGACGTAGCCAACGAGATGCGCCGAAAGGTTATTGAATTCAGACAGAAAACTCAGGACCCTTGGCTGGAGCAGTCCTTCCAAGAAGGCGAAACACAACCTTTTTTCACGTAA
- a CDS encoding AAA family ATPase, translated as MQNYDLEAMNARIEADSGFIQQILTEVGKVIVGQNALLERLVIGLLCNGHILLEGVPGLAKTTAVSALAQTIDASFNRLQFTPDLLPADLVGTLIYDQHKGDFYTKKGPIFANVILADEINRAPAKVQSALLEAMQERQVTIGDTTYPLDDPFLVLATQNPIEHEGTYPLPEAQVDRFMLKIKVDYPSHAEELQILRRMTTEEVSSIQHVIAPKDIIRFREVVRNIYMAEQLENYIVDLVCATRAPAAYQLDELSTLIEYGASPRATIFLAFAARARAFLSQRGYVTPEDIHAVGMDVLRHRVIISYEAEADGRDVESIISQVFAKIEVP; from the coding sequence ATGCAAAACTACGATTTAGAGGCAATGAATGCCCGCATCGAAGCGGATAGTGGGTTTATACAGCAGATTCTCACAGAGGTAGGAAAAGTTATCGTCGGGCAAAACGCGCTGCTGGAGAGACTCGTTATTGGGTTGCTCTGCAACGGGCATATTCTACTCGAAGGGGTACCTGGACTTGCAAAGACAACCGCCGTGAGCGCGCTCGCTCAGACAATTGACGCTTCCTTCAATCGCCTGCAGTTTACACCCGATCTACTCCCTGCTGACCTTGTCGGTACACTCATCTACGACCAACACAAGGGCGATTTTTACACGAAGAAGGGACCCATTTTTGCCAACGTTATCCTTGCTGATGAGATAAACCGTGCACCCGCCAAAGTCCAAAGCGCGCTCCTTGAGGCGATGCAGGAACGACAAGTCACGATTGGGGACACCACCTATCCGCTCGACGACCCATTTCTCGTTCTGGCGACCCAAAATCCGATTGAACATGAGGGCACCTATCCATTGCCTGAAGCGCAAGTGGATAGGTTTATGCTGAAAATTAAGGTTGACTACCCTTCGCATGCAGAGGAGTTGCAAATCCTTCGGCGGATGACAACCGAAGAGGTCTCCTCTATTCAACACGTGATTGCCCCGAAAGATATTATTCGGTTCCGAGAGGTCGTCCGAAACATCTATATGGCAGAGCAGTTAGAGAACTATATTGTAGATTTGGTGTGTGCGACGCGGGCACCAGCAGCGTATCAGTTAGATGAACTCAGCACGTTGATTGAATACGGCGCATCACCCCGCGCGACTATTTTCCTCGCCTTTGCTGCGAGGGCGAGAGCATTCCTCTCCCAGCGGGGTTATGTCACCCCTGAAGATATCCACGCAGTTGGGATGGATGTGCTAAGACACCGAGTTATTATCAGTTATGAAGCGGAAGCAGACGGACGCGATGTCGAGAGCATCATCTCGCAAGTATTCGCGAAGATTGAGGTTCCTTAG
- a CDS encoding type II toxin-antitoxin system RelE/ParE family toxin translates to MHNAHPRELEVYQTPNGREPFTEWLESLRDLRVRRRIQARLDSLKIGNFGDFQSVGDGVFELRLHFGVGYRIYYGEIRNTIVLLLWGGGKSGQTRDINRAKTYWREYKEAHL, encoded by the coding sequence ATGCATAATGCACATCCGCGAGAACTGGAAGTCTATCAAACTCCAAATGGGCGAGAACCTTTCACCGAGTGGTTGGAATCCCTACGAGATCTCAGGGTCCGCAGGCGGATTCAGGCACGACTGGACTCCCTCAAGATTGGCAATTTTGGAGATTTCCAATCTGTTGGAGATGGGGTTTTTGAACTACGCCTCCACTTCGGGGTAGGTTATCGGATCTACTATGGCGAAATTCGGAATACCATTGTTCTCCTACTCTGGGGCGGTGGTAAGTCAGGGCAAACGCGGGACATCAATCGTGCAAAAACCTATTGGAGGGAATACAAGGAGGCACATCTATGA
- a CDS encoding transcriptional regulator: MRKMRTFSEYLMEILADREEAIGFIEALLEEYHTFGSTAALLHGLRTAVEAQGGASKLAEQTDISPEILSKALDNNETLQIDTLTIILKAFGCRLSIEPLEAVISAESAEYSDVAD, translated from the coding sequence ATGAGAAAAATGAGGACCTTCAGCGAATACCTCATGGAAATACTTGCCGACCGCGAGGAAGCAATTGGTTTTATTGAAGCACTGTTGGAGGAGTATCATACTTTCGGAAGTACTGCTGCATTGCTACATGGGCTGCGAACCGCCGTAGAAGCACAGGGCGGGGCTTCCAAACTTGCCGAGCAAACCGACATCTCCCCAGAAATTCTCTCGAAGGCACTTGATAATAATGAGACACTGCAGATAGATACCCTCACGATAATTCTCAAAGCCTTCGGATGTAGGCTGTCGATAGAACCATTAGAAGCCGTGATCTCGGCGGAATCCGCGGAGTACTCTGATGTTGCAGATTAG
- the argG gene encoding argininosuccinate synthase: MNIDTLKGKTIGAAVSGGLDSCTITKWLVDNGVNVVCFTADLGQPDERDVSEIRGRMLACGAEDAIIVDAKDALAEDGIRLIQCQAMYEGGYWNTTGIARHVTVKALLPEMEKRGISILTHGATGRGNDQVRFQLATNMLNPQFAVYAPWRDAEFLKKFGGRKEMIDYCQAHNLPITATHEKPYSTDANLLGLTHEAGRLESLKTPAGFINPGMGVHPKNAPDDVEHFTVAFARGTPVEVNGSPVTALQSLLEANRIGGRNGVGIGIHTVENRFVGIKSRGVYESPGMELLGKCYEYLLQLILDRRARRHFDGVAKTIAEQIYQGYWFDAATHALLSSIQPLTDLASGTLTVVLYKGNVAFHAAGGVPHSLYSEETASMEAIGDFDHADSEGFLAVLGVGARASAVAGQTKE; this comes from the coding sequence TTGAATATTGATACATTAAAAGGAAAAACGATTGGTGCTGCCGTTTCGGGAGGTTTAGACAGTTGCACTATTACCAAATGGTTAGTCGATAACGGAGTCAACGTCGTCTGTTTTACGGCGGACCTCGGTCAACCTGATGAACGAGACGTTTCCGAAATCCGGGGACGGATGTTGGCATGTGGTGCCGAAGACGCTATTATTGTAGATGCGAAAGACGCACTCGCAGAAGATGGGATCCGACTCATCCAGTGCCAAGCGATGTATGAAGGCGGCTACTGGAATACGACAGGTATTGCGCGACACGTTACGGTGAAAGCACTCCTGCCGGAGATGGAAAAGCGCGGTATTTCCATCTTGACACACGGCGCAACCGGTAGAGGCAACGATCAAGTACGGTTTCAACTCGCCACGAATATGCTCAATCCCCAATTTGCTGTCTACGCGCCATGGCGAGACGCTGAATTCCTGAAAAAGTTCGGCGGCAGGAAAGAGATGATAGACTATTGCCAAGCACACAACCTACCGATTACCGCCACACACGAAAAACCCTACTCAACCGACGCAAATCTCCTTGGACTCACGCACGAAGCCGGACGACTTGAATCGCTGAAAACGCCGGCAGGGTTCATCAACCCCGGCATGGGAGTCCATCCGAAAAATGCACCTGATGACGTAGAACACTTTACCGTTGCCTTTGCCCGTGGAACACCTGTAGAAGTCAACGGAAGCCCTGTCACGGCACTTCAGAGTTTGTTAGAAGCAAACCGCATCGGTGGACGAAACGGTGTCGGTATCGGCATTCACACCGTTGAAAATCGGTTTGTCGGGATTAAAAGCCGCGGCGTTTATGAATCTCCGGGGATGGAATTGCTTGGGAAGTGTTACGAGTATCTACTCCAACTGATTTTAGATAGGCGTGCGCGCCGACACTTTGATGGCGTAGCCAAAACAATCGCAGAGCAGATTTATCAAGGCTACTGGTTTGATGCTGCTACACACGCACTACTATCTTCTATCCAACCGCTGACCGATTTGGCGAGTGGTACCCTCACGGTAGTGCTCTACAAAGGAAATGTAGCATTCCACGCTGCAGGAGGCGTACCGCACTCACTCTACTCTGAGGAGACCGCTTCCATGGAAGCAATCGGCGATTTCGACCACGCCGATTCGGAAGGCTTCTTAGCAGTACTCGGCGTAGGAGCACGCGCATCGGCTGTCGCTGGACAGACAAAGGAATAA
- a CDS encoding biotin/lipoate A/B protein ligase family protein, producing MGKSSAPMNMAVDEAILLSQKERSTPTLRFYDWESPAFSFGYFQDIASEVDVDGCRADGIELVKRMTGGGTVVHGWELTYTLVLPRGAGEIGVSEAYRRIGQSLVKAFQQLGVLAECYAADADTSQSAQNICLTNPAEYDVMCNEKKLAGVSVRRNRDGILFQGYISLDMPPASILARVSKDAEVQEMLREKSAAINAEGRFVTRAALIQAISETFDLGIAFKSGKLSLTERAQAETLTETKYATTAWNFG from the coding sequence ATGGGAAAAAGCAGTGCCCCGATGAATATGGCGGTTGACGAAGCAATTCTGCTTTCGCAGAAGGAGCGGTCCACTCCGACACTGCGGTTTTACGATTGGGAGTCACCCGCATTCAGTTTCGGTTACTTTCAAGATATTGCCTCAGAGGTTGATGTAGACGGGTGCCGCGCGGATGGCATCGAATTGGTGAAACGGATGACTGGCGGTGGAACCGTCGTGCATGGATGGGAATTGACCTATACGCTGGTTCTTCCGCGAGGTGCTGGAGAAATAGGTGTTTCTGAAGCGTATCGACGCATTGGGCAATCTCTCGTCAAGGCGTTTCAACAACTCGGTGTTCTTGCAGAGTGCTATGCTGCAGACGCAGATACCTCGCAGTCTGCCCAGAATATCTGTCTGACAAATCCTGCTGAGTACGACGTTATGTGTAACGAAAAGAAGTTAGCAGGTGTTTCTGTGAGGCGTAATCGGGATGGGATACTGTTTCAGGGCTACATCTCTTTGGACATGCCGCCTGCGTCAATCCTCGCTCGCGTTTCAAAAGACGCTGAAGTCCAAGAAATGCTGCGTGAAAAATCAGCCGCTATTAATGCAGAAGGACGTTTTGTGACAAGGGCTGCACTCATCCAAGCCATCTCTGAAACATTCGACCTCGGGATTGCGTTTAAGTCCGGAAAACTGTCGCTGACAGAACGAGCACAGGCGGAAACCCTTACTGAAACCAAATATGCCACAACAGCGTGGAATTTTGGATGA